A window of the Peromyscus leucopus breed LL Stock chromosome 22, UCI_PerLeu_2.1, whole genome shotgun sequence genome harbors these coding sequences:
- the Fgf22 gene encoding fibroblast growth factor 22 isoform X1, which translates to MRRRLWLGLAWLLLARAPGAPGGYPHLEGDVRWRRLFSSTHFFLRVDPGGRVQGTRWRHGQDSIVEIRSVRVGTVVIKAVYSGFYVAMNRRGRLYGSRVYSVDCRFRERIEENGYNTYASRRWRHRGRPMFLALDGQGVPRQGGRTRRHQLSTHFLPVLVSS; encoded by the exons ATGCGCCGCCGCCTCTGGCTGGGCCTGGCCTGGCTGCTGCTGGCGCGGGCACCGGGTGCCCCGGGCGGGTACCCGCATCTGGAGGGCGACGTGCGCTGGCGCCGCCTCTTCTCCTCCACCCACTTCTTCCTGCGAGTGGACCCCGGTGGCCGGGTGCAGGGGACGCGCTGGCGGCACGGCCAGGACA GCATTGTTGAGATCCGCTCTGTCCGTGTGGGCACTGTGGTCATCAAGGCTGTGTACTCAGGCTTCTACGTGGCCATGAATCGCAGGGGCCGCCTCTACGGGTCG CGGGTCTACTCTGTGGACTGCAGGTTCCGGGAGCGCATCGAGGAGAACGGCTATAATACATACGCCTCACGACGATGGCGGCACCGCGGCCGACCCATGTTCCTGGCGCTGGACGGCCAGGGCGTTCCTCGGCAAGGCGGGCGGACACGGCGGCACCAACTGTCCACACACTTCCTGCCAGTGCTGGTCTCGTCTTGA
- the Fgf22 gene encoding fibroblast growth factor 22 isoform X2: protein MRRRLWLGLAWLLLARAPGAPGGYPHLEGDVRWRRLFSSTHFFLRVDPGGRVQGTRWRHGQDSIVEIRSVRVGTVVIKAVYSGFYVAMNRRGRLYGSVPGAHRGERL, encoded by the exons ATGCGCCGCCGCCTCTGGCTGGGCCTGGCCTGGCTGCTGCTGGCGCGGGCACCGGGTGCCCCGGGCGGGTACCCGCATCTGGAGGGCGACGTGCGCTGGCGCCGCCTCTTCTCCTCCACCCACTTCTTCCTGCGAGTGGACCCCGGTGGCCGGGTGCAGGGGACGCGCTGGCGGCACGGCCAGGACA GCATTGTTGAGATCCGCTCTGTCCGTGTGGGCACTGTGGTCATCAAGGCTGTGTACTCAGGCTTCTACGTGGCCATGAATCGCAGGGGCCGCCTCTACGGGTCG GTTCCGGGAGCGCATCGAGGAGAACGGCTATAA